From Humisphaera borealis, the proteins below share one genomic window:
- the hisS gene encoding histidine--tRNA ligase encodes MSTAAKITAPKGTVDILPAEAAKWQTVERIARETAAVFNFGEIRTPIFEHTELFHRGVGEGSDVVSKETYTFNDRGVPPTSVTLRPEGTAGVVRAAIENGLLNDQGARSKVYYIGPNFRYERPQKGRLRQHHQFGAEAFGVAEPDQDVECILLQMEFYRRCGVRDLELQVNSLGDRESKARYRDALVAYLSPKKDALSEDSQRRLEANPLRILDSKDPRDQEACKGAPPAAESLSDKSRAHFDRVQKLLTASAVPFRVNPNLVRGFDYYTETLWEVTAGGLGAQNAIGGGGRYDNLVEQLGGRPTPGVGFGSGLERLLLALEGQGVTLPLPPKKLVWLIAHGDAARDHNWKLLGDLRQAGVVADMDASGRSVKAQFKQADREQATHCIVVGEDELASGTVKLKDSATRTEVSVPRADVVQKLS; translated from the coding sequence ATGAGCACCGCCGCCAAAATCACCGCCCCCAAAGGCACCGTAGACATTCTTCCGGCCGAAGCCGCTAAGTGGCAGACCGTCGAGCGCATTGCTCGCGAGACGGCCGCCGTCTTCAACTTCGGTGAAATCCGCACCCCGATCTTCGAGCACACAGAACTCTTTCACCGCGGCGTGGGTGAAGGCAGCGATGTCGTCTCCAAGGAGACCTACACATTCAACGATCGCGGCGTACCACCGACCTCGGTCACCCTGCGTCCTGAAGGCACCGCCGGCGTCGTTCGCGCCGCAATCGAAAACGGCCTGTTGAACGATCAGGGGGCCCGGTCGAAGGTCTACTACATTGGCCCGAACTTCCGTTATGAGCGCCCTCAGAAGGGCCGCCTTCGCCAGCACCACCAGTTCGGCGCTGAAGCCTTTGGCGTCGCCGAGCCCGATCAGGATGTCGAATGCATCCTGCTTCAGATGGAGTTCTACCGCCGGTGCGGCGTGCGCGATCTGGAACTTCAGGTGAACAGCCTCGGCGATCGTGAGAGCAAGGCCCGCTACCGCGACGCGCTTGTGGCGTATTTGTCGCCGAAGAAGGACGCGTTGTCGGAAGACTCACAGCGGCGTCTGGAAGCAAATCCGCTGCGCATTCTCGATTCGAAAGACCCGCGCGATCAGGAGGCGTGCAAAGGCGCTCCCCCGGCCGCCGAAAGCCTGTCCGACAAGAGCCGGGCGCACTTCGATCGCGTACAGAAGCTACTGACCGCGTCGGCGGTACCGTTCCGCGTGAACCCGAACCTCGTCCGCGGCTTCGATTACTACACCGAAACACTGTGGGAAGTCACCGCCGGCGGATTGGGCGCACAGAACGCGATCGGTGGCGGCGGCCGATACGACAATCTCGTCGAACAGCTCGGCGGCCGTCCGACGCCCGGCGTTGGCTTCGGCAGCGGCCTCGAACGGCTGCTCCTGGCCTTGGAAGGCCAAGGCGTCACTTTGCCACTGCCGCCAAAGAAGCTCGTCTGGCTCATCGCCCATGGCGACGCGGCTCGCGATCACAACTGGAAACTGCTCGGCGACCTCCGCCAGGCCGGCGTCGTCGCCGACATGGATGCTTCTGGCCGGAGCGTCAAAGCCCAGTTCAAACAGGCCGATCGCGAGCAGGCGACGCACTGCATTGTGGTTGGTGAAGATGAATTGGCGAGCGGTACAGTGAAACTGAAGGACTCGGCGACGAGGACGGAAGTGTCGGTTCCGCGTGCGGATGTCGTGCAGAAGTTGAGTTGA
- the tig gene encoding trigger factor, whose amino-acid sequence MSETQTAEATETVDAVEQPFEYPVTVEDAGSGSKKVSVEIPRDRIDTEIKKQFGELRKQAALPGFRVGRAPQKLIEKRFATDVKNDVRRSLISESYEQAIEKNKLQVLGEPEFEDIEKAQIPDDGGPLKYSFNVEVQPDFILPDIAQITVKKPKIDIKEENIDQAMTNLREQQGALVPVEDRGVEEKDYMTADVHVKLEGKVVAHQHDAQLVARPGRIGGVQIDDLADKVKGMKAGETRNFTVKAPENHPDETARGKDLEVEVAVKDIKRLELAAITESFLADLGFEKEAELRDALREQMQEKIDFDVQTAMREQVARYLYENVTLDLPQKMSERQVDRVIQRRAMDLMMRGATREQLEANIEALRAGAGDEAQRELKLFFILQKLAADLGVDVDEEELNGRIAYMAIQRDQRPETLKKEMANNGQLVQMYIQMREQKALDKVLETVKVEVVEVKPEEEKKAE is encoded by the coding sequence ATGTCTGAAACCCAAACCGCCGAAGCCACCGAAACCGTCGATGCCGTCGAGCAGCCCTTCGAATATCCCGTTACCGTCGAAGACGCCGGCTCCGGATCCAAGAAGGTGTCTGTCGAAATCCCGCGCGATCGCATTGATACCGAAATCAAGAAGCAGTTCGGGGAACTCCGCAAGCAGGCCGCGCTGCCCGGCTTCCGTGTCGGTCGCGCCCCTCAGAAGCTGATCGAGAAGCGCTTCGCCACCGACGTCAAGAACGACGTCCGCCGTTCGCTCATCTCCGAAAGCTACGAGCAGGCGATCGAGAAGAACAAGCTCCAGGTGCTCGGCGAGCCCGAGTTCGAAGACATCGAGAAGGCCCAAATCCCCGATGACGGCGGCCCGCTGAAGTACAGCTTCAACGTCGAAGTTCAGCCCGACTTCATCCTCCCCGACATCGCCCAGATCACCGTTAAGAAGCCCAAGATCGACATCAAGGAAGAAAACATCGACCAGGCGATGACCAACCTGCGTGAACAGCAGGGCGCTCTGGTTCCGGTGGAAGACCGCGGCGTCGAAGAGAAGGACTACATGACGGCCGACGTGCACGTGAAGCTGGAAGGCAAGGTCGTCGCACATCAGCACGACGCCCAGCTCGTCGCGCGTCCCGGCCGCATCGGCGGCGTGCAGATCGACGACCTGGCCGACAAGGTCAAGGGCATGAAGGCCGGCGAAACCCGCAACTTCACCGTCAAGGCCCCCGAGAACCATCCCGACGAAACGGCCCGCGGCAAGGACCTCGAGGTCGAAGTCGCGGTCAAGGACATCAAGCGTCTGGAATTGGCCGCGATCACCGAATCGTTCCTGGCCGACCTGGGCTTCGAAAAGGAAGCCGAGCTGCGGGACGCCCTTCGCGAGCAGATGCAGGAGAAGATCGACTTCGACGTGCAGACCGCGATGCGTGAGCAGGTCGCCCGTTACCTGTACGAGAACGTCACGCTCGACCTGCCGCAGAAGATGTCCGAGCGGCAGGTGGACCGCGTGATCCAGCGCCGGGCGATGGACCTGATGATGCGTGGCGCGACCCGCGAGCAGCTCGAAGCGAACATCGAAGCCCTTCGCGCCGGCGCCGGCGACGAAGCCCAGCGTGAACTCAAGCTGTTCTTCATCCTCCAGAAGCTCGCCGCCGACCTCGGCGTCGATGTCGACGAGGAAGAGCTCAATGGCCGCATCGCCTACATGGCGATCCAGCGCGACCAGCGTCCCGAGACGCTCAAGAAGGAAATGGCCAACAATGGCCAGCTCGTGCAGATGTACATCCAGATGCGTGAGCAGAAGGCGCTCGACAAGGTCCTGGAGACGGTCAAGGTCGAAGTCGTCGAAGTGAAGCCCGAGGAAGAGAAGAAGGCCGAGTAA
- a CDS encoding MFS transporter: MTTDTDLPTATRSNLTLVLTTGLHAFTHAYSVLIVPLYLLVVADLKLPGVKQAAIVVTIYNVVYWGLAFVSGILADRFNRKVLLGIGLLGNGLAVLAMGLTRTYEWLIVWAIVAGIAGSLFHPAANAMVPAHYPKSPGMAIGLLGAGSGLGFFLGPQYAGWRAESATWHLWSVADWQRPLIELGLIGLVIGVIFLIFAREAPSRIFRRRGDSGLPVPSAEILASMPEPPSLPINKANTLGKRLRWQVVGLAFTLGFRDFAGVAGLSLASIFLQKAYGYGAKEAGLVVGCMMLLSVIVNPLAVYLSPGRRRLPALIAHLVLGACLVPLASQAGSIVGVVILLCLFQTCQLGSYAISDAATLERVVPEVRGRVVGLFLSIAGTIGATGPWIMGAWVDSMGAGAANPANYFAPYMFLSVCLVWAMLSVLIIRRIGHAPDPNKRGFEVVKERAASGALSPVLGREV; the protein is encoded by the coding sequence ATGACCACCGACACCGACCTGCCGACCGCCACCCGCTCGAATCTGACACTCGTGCTAACCACGGGTCTGCATGCCTTTACGCACGCCTACAGCGTGCTCATTGTTCCGCTGTACCTGCTCGTCGTCGCCGACCTGAAGCTGCCCGGCGTCAAGCAGGCGGCGATCGTGGTTACGATCTATAACGTCGTCTATTGGGGTCTGGCATTTGTCTCCGGCATTCTCGCCGACCGATTCAATCGAAAGGTCCTGCTCGGCATCGGCCTGCTGGGCAACGGCCTGGCGGTACTGGCGATGGGGCTGACGCGGACCTACGAGTGGTTGATCGTCTGGGCGATTGTCGCCGGGATCGCCGGCTCGCTCTTCCACCCGGCCGCCAACGCGATGGTACCGGCCCACTATCCCAAATCGCCGGGCATGGCGATCGGATTGCTCGGCGCAGGGTCGGGCCTGGGCTTCTTCCTCGGACCGCAATACGCAGGCTGGCGCGCCGAGTCTGCCACCTGGCATCTCTGGAGTGTCGCCGACTGGCAACGGCCGCTGATCGAACTGGGACTGATCGGCCTTGTTATCGGGGTGATTTTCCTCATTTTCGCGAGGGAGGCGCCAAGCCGCATTTTCCGCCGACGAGGTGACTCAGGCCTGCCCGTCCCCTCCGCGGAAATCCTGGCTTCCATGCCCGAACCACCATCGTTGCCGATCAACAAGGCCAATACCCTCGGCAAGCGGTTACGATGGCAGGTCGTCGGGCTCGCGTTCACACTCGGCTTCCGCGACTTCGCCGGCGTCGCCGGGCTTTCGCTCGCGAGCATCTTCCTTCAGAAAGCGTACGGCTATGGCGCAAAGGAAGCCGGCCTCGTCGTCGGCTGCATGATGCTGCTGAGCGTGATCGTCAACCCGCTGGCCGTGTACCTGAGCCCCGGCCGACGGCGGTTACCGGCGCTGATCGCACACTTGGTGCTGGGCGCGTGCCTGGTTCCCCTGGCATCGCAAGCGGGCAGCATCGTCGGCGTGGTAATCCTTCTGTGCCTCTTTCAAACCTGTCAGCTCGGATCGTATGCCATCAGCGACGCGGCGACGCTCGAACGCGTTGTCCCCGAAGTCCGCGGGCGGGTCGTCGGCCTGTTCCTCTCGATCGCCGGAACGATCGGCGCGACGGGACCGTGGATCATGGGTGCGTGGGTCGACTCGATGGGCGCCGGGGCCGCGAACCCTGCGAACTACTTCGCGCCGTACATGTTCCTGAGCGTCTGCCTGGTGTGGGCGATGCTGTCGGTGCTGATCATTCGGCGGATCGGGCATGCGCCTGACCCGAACAAGCGGGGATTTGAGGTCGTCAAGGAACGCGCCGCTTCAGGTGCGCTCTCCCCCGTACTCGGGAGAGAGGTATAG
- a CDS encoding response regulator, translating into MEVEPQKPLKILLVEDDPPTRAALQSVLSMAGHTTATADTLAAALEHIRGDQLDLMISDIQLPDGDGLTLMRQLRVLKPVVRGIALSGFGTDEDVDRSHQAGFREHLVKPIDGQSLADAIRRTTLTS; encoded by the coding sequence TTGGAGGTCGAGCCGCAGAAACCGCTGAAGATTCTGCTTGTCGAAGACGATCCTCCGACACGCGCCGCGCTGCAATCCGTATTGTCCATGGCAGGTCACACCACCGCGACCGCGGACACGTTGGCAGCGGCGCTTGAACACATTCGAGGCGATCAACTCGACCTGATGATCAGCGACATTCAGCTTCCGGACGGCGACGGGCTGACCTTGATGCGGCAACTGCGCGTGCTCAAGCCGGTCGTTCGAGGAATCGCGCTGAGCGGGTTCGGCACGGACGAGGACGTGGACCGCAGCCACCAGGCCGGCTTCCGCGAGCATCTGGTCAAGCCGATCGACGGCCAGTCGCTCGCCGATGCCATCCGAAGGACCACGCTGACGAGTTGA
- a CDS encoding ATP-binding protein gives MGIDGTRVRLALGAAGAGIAYYFLTALSLHFRVGPDDISFVWPPTAFVLALLCRIERRAWFWYVAAMVAASILANAMTGRRIDVVLMFMLIDIGVPTIGAVFLRPLLNQDEPLSTRGELLALGAVGSAVTIVAATAGMGVLAYMGHHHDVLMEWRIWASSTLMGIVILAPLMLAATVRRVRQFSVRRRIEAVCILSLLAVISWTLFQAQFMPGIAARVAVYASMPILLLSGFRTGVLGSAISIAIVGTVGTWQLSTGGQLPGSDESAILDQAEWAETYFSIVAISTLVLAVLFEEFQSALRDRKTQNTVLERIVAGEPPSLALNELVRAIESNSPGMIGSVLVLEPDGKTLRVAAGPGLPPQYNQMVDGIQVGPVAGSCGTAVFRRERVVVSNVRTDPLWVPFLSLANRFGLQSCWSQPILGARGQILGTFAMYYGQPRAPTRSDLRLIESAAHLAGIALERYRMINVLNERGRAYASLVSNLSGMVYRCGIDDEIWSFELLSDFAATLTGYTPEDFTTRAAVKWDMLVHPEDLPPNRQAILKALTDRTAIHLEYRITTRQGREKWVWDQAHGVYDDNGKPVAIEGIVTDITARKLAEQAAQEARRVAEQANRTKDQFLAMLSHELRTPLTPVLLYASSMERDRTLNEEHRREVRVIRQQVELESRLIDDLLDVTRIQRGKFFVSRRATDLAEVIEKVVESQKPLAAEKKITLTVELWAASHQLNADPARMQQLVSNLLSNAIKFTPAKGSVLIRTSDSISPEGRLFLEAMDTGIGIHPEILPRLFVPFEQGRRVNSPQFGGLGLGLTIVKAIAEVHDGSVRVSSLGENRGTNVTVELPLPPVPLRE, from the coding sequence ATGGGCATTGACGGGACAAGGGTACGGCTTGCCTTAGGCGCGGCGGGCGCGGGTATTGCTTATTACTTTCTGACGGCGCTTTCCCTTCACTTTCGAGTCGGGCCGGACGACATCAGCTTTGTCTGGCCGCCGACCGCGTTTGTGCTGGCACTTCTTTGCCGCATCGAACGACGAGCCTGGTTCTGGTACGTCGCGGCGATGGTGGCCGCCAGCATCCTGGCCAATGCGATGACGGGACGACGGATCGATGTCGTCCTGATGTTCATGCTGATTGATATCGGTGTGCCGACTATCGGAGCGGTCTTTCTCCGCCCGCTCCTCAATCAGGACGAGCCACTTTCCACGCGTGGGGAATTGCTCGCGCTGGGTGCAGTTGGTTCCGCCGTCACAATCGTTGCGGCCACGGCCGGCATGGGCGTACTCGCGTACATGGGCCATCACCATGATGTGCTGATGGAGTGGCGGATCTGGGCGAGTTCCACCTTGATGGGGATCGTGATTCTTGCGCCGCTGATGCTCGCGGCAACCGTGCGGCGTGTTCGGCAATTCAGCGTTCGTCGACGAATCGAAGCCGTCTGCATCCTCTCGCTGCTGGCCGTCATCTCCTGGACGTTGTTCCAGGCACAGTTTATGCCCGGTATTGCGGCGCGCGTCGCTGTCTATGCGTCCATGCCGATCCTCCTGCTGTCCGGGTTCCGGACCGGCGTTCTCGGATCCGCGATCTCGATCGCGATTGTCGGAACCGTCGGCACCTGGCAGCTCTCGACAGGGGGACAACTGCCGGGCTCCGACGAGTCGGCCATTCTGGATCAAGCCGAATGGGCCGAGACGTACTTTTCCATTGTGGCAATTTCGACGCTGGTGCTCGCTGTGCTTTTCGAGGAGTTTCAGTCGGCGCTGCGCGACCGCAAAACGCAGAACACCGTGCTGGAGCGCATCGTCGCCGGCGAGCCTCCGTCGTTGGCATTGAACGAACTCGTCCGGGCGATCGAATCGAACTCCCCCGGCATGATCGGTTCGGTGCTGGTGCTGGAGCCTGACGGCAAGACCCTTCGGGTGGCGGCCGGCCCGGGTCTGCCTCCCCAATACAACCAGATGGTCGATGGAATCCAGGTGGGGCCGGTCGCCGGTTCCTGCGGGACCGCAGTGTTCCGTCGCGAAAGGGTCGTGGTCAGCAATGTTCGAACGGACCCGCTTTGGGTGCCATTCCTGTCATTGGCCAACCGCTTCGGACTTCAATCCTGCTGGTCGCAGCCCATTCTCGGGGCCAGAGGACAGATCCTCGGCACGTTCGCGATGTACTACGGCCAGCCACGCGCCCCGACACGATCGGACTTAAGGCTGATCGAGTCCGCGGCGCATCTTGCGGGGATCGCGCTGGAGCGCTACCGGATGATCAACGTGCTGAACGAGCGCGGACGCGCCTACGCGTCGCTGGTTTCCAACCTTTCGGGCATGGTGTACCGGTGTGGCATCGACGACGAAATCTGGTCCTTCGAACTGCTTTCTGATTTCGCGGCCACGCTCACGGGCTACACGCCGGAAGACTTCACCACCCGGGCCGCCGTGAAATGGGACATGCTCGTCCATCCGGAGGATCTGCCCCCGAACCGTCAAGCCATTCTTAAGGCCCTGACGGATCGAACGGCCATTCATCTGGAGTATCGGATCACGACGCGTCAGGGACGCGAGAAGTGGGTTTGGGATCAGGCCCACGGCGTCTACGACGACAACGGCAAACCGGTCGCTATCGAAGGCATCGTCACTGACATCACCGCGCGAAAGCTCGCCGAACAGGCGGCCCAGGAGGCGCGGCGCGTCGCCGAGCAGGCGAACCGAACCAAGGACCAGTTCCTGGCGATGCTGAGCCATGAGCTCCGCACCCCTCTCACGCCGGTCCTGCTTTATGCCTCTTCGATGGAACGCGACAGGACCCTGAACGAAGAGCATCGTCGAGAGGTGCGCGTCATCCGCCAGCAGGTCGAGCTCGAAAGCCGTCTGATCGACGACCTGCTCGATGTGACACGGATTCAGCGTGGAAAGTTTTTCGTGTCGCGCCGGGCAACCGATCTGGCCGAGGTCATCGAGAAGGTGGTCGAATCGCAGAAACCGCTGGCAGCCGAAAAGAAAATCACGTTGACCGTCGAACTCTGGGCGGCGTCGCACCAGTTGAATGCCGATCCAGCCCGCATGCAGCAACTGGTTTCCAACCTGCTCAGCAACGCGATCAAGTTCACCCCGGCAAAGGGAAGCGTATTGATCCGCACTTCGGATTCGATTTCTCCCGAGGGCAGGCTTTTCCTGGAGGCCATGGACACCGGGATCGGCATTCATCCCGAAATCCTGCCGCGACTGTTCGTACCCTTCGAGCAGGGGCGGCGAGTAAATTCGCCCCAGTTTGGTGGACTGGGCCTGGGTCTCACGATCGTCAAGGCCATCGCAGAAGTCCACGACGGCAGCGTTCGCGTATCCAGTCTTGGCGAGAACCGCGGTACCAACGTTACAGTCGAACTGCCGCTCCCGCCGGTACCGTTGCGGGAATAG
- a CDS encoding DNA adenine methylase, translated as MDARTPVIPANVPKVHHPRRHAAVRTDDYVFSQLIPYIGNKRKLLHLIGQALDFTGVPSEGTFVDLFTGSTVVARWAKRRGLRVIANDWEPYSHQIATGTVTLNAPPAFAGVAAILAAGGGHTAVGPCNERVSAVFGHLNALPPVRGYVSTHLCPADDDDFDVTRERMFFTQANGRRIDAIAEEIDAWMRGGAIDASERAYLMSALIYAVSYASNTSGVFKGFHNGWGGKTGTALYRIRGRLTLAPPVLHDNRRQNIALREDAQKIAVEMPAICGGVPDVVYIDPPYNQHPYGSNYHVLNTIALWDKPELSPSIVVDGKAMDKSAIRKDWRTERRSPYTFARQATTAFENLVAAIDARWLLVSYSTDGNIPARQMLETLSRRGRVTLFTERYKRYRVSTPRMSAKSHNTEFVAAVEVGAKSNADEVNAMAERLSLT; from the coding sequence ATGGACGCGCGCACGCCAGTCATCCCGGCCAACGTACCGAAAGTCCATCACCCCCGCCGTCATGCCGCCGTTCGGACGGATGACTACGTCTTCTCGCAACTGATTCCGTACATCGGGAACAAGCGCAAACTGCTGCACCTGATTGGCCAGGCGCTGGATTTCACAGGCGTGCCGAGCGAAGGAACGTTCGTCGACCTGTTTACCGGCAGCACGGTCGTCGCGCGGTGGGCGAAGCGGCGCGGATTGCGCGTGATCGCCAACGACTGGGAGCCGTACTCGCATCAGATCGCGACCGGGACCGTGACGTTGAACGCGCCGCCGGCGTTTGCGGGTGTTGCCGCGATCCTGGCCGCCGGCGGCGGGCACACGGCCGTGGGTCCTTGCAACGAGCGCGTGTCCGCGGTCTTCGGCCATCTCAACGCCTTACCGCCGGTGAGAGGATACGTCTCGACCCACCTCTGCCCCGCCGACGATGACGACTTTGATGTTACGCGCGAACGGATGTTCTTTACGCAGGCCAACGGCCGGCGGATCGACGCGATTGCCGAGGAGATCGACGCCTGGATGCGCGGTGGCGCGATCGACGCCAGCGAGCGCGCCTACCTGATGTCGGCGCTCATCTACGCCGTCAGCTATGCGAGCAATACGTCCGGCGTTTTCAAGGGGTTTCACAACGGATGGGGCGGCAAGACCGGGACGGCTCTTTACCGCATTCGCGGCAGGCTGACCCTCGCCCCGCCGGTGCTGCATGACAACCGACGACAGAACATCGCACTGCGAGAAGATGCGCAAAAGATCGCAGTCGAGATGCCGGCAATCTGCGGCGGTGTACCCGATGTCGTCTACATCGACCCGCCCTACAACCAGCACCCCTATGGGAGCAACTACCATGTGCTCAACACGATCGCGCTGTGGGACAAACCGGAACTGAGTCCGAGCATCGTCGTCGACGGAAAGGCAATGGATAAGTCCGCGATCCGGAAGGACTGGAGGACCGAGCGGCGATCGCCGTACACCTTTGCCCGCCAGGCGACGACCGCGTTCGAGAACCTTGTTGCCGCGATCGATGCCCGCTGGCTGTTGGTCAGCTACAGCACGGATGGCAACATTCCCGCGCGGCAGATGCTGGAGACGCTCAGCCGACGGGGTCGGGTGACCCTGTTCACCGAGCGATACAAGCGCTACCGCGTTAGTACGCCGCGGATGTCAGCGAAAAGCCATAACACCGAGTTCGTTGCGGCGGTGGAGGTGGGGGCGAAGTCGAACGCCGATGAGGTCAATGCGATGGCCGAACGACTGAGCTTAACGTGA
- a CDS encoding c-type cytochrome domain-containing protein, with protein MIISRIVIVLSCLALVSPAVSAAPAEAGKVSFRKDVAPILLAQCQTCHGAEKVKGKFRVDTFERLWTPGSSGDAPVNPGYADKSTLYRLLVTADADDRMPKKADPLPKAQIEIIRKWIDKGATFDGPDKTASVASYVDGGSLDVAPTVYKRPIPITTLAFTDGGKSLLAGGFHELTQWDPKTGKLAGRVPLPIQRVQSIAVDGTSGRVAVVGGTPGVSGELLLINPGGPGKSLLAIASLVKASDVMLSVRFSPDGKTLAAGGADGSLRVFDVASGKLRWRSDPHADWVTDVSFSPDNQFLVTASRDKSCRVFEVKTGLAEASYNDHTEPVFAAVFSGDGGHVFTAGRDRRIHMWASSNGNAKGRTDGFGGDIVRLERCGDRLYSVCADGTLREHASNQGVAPSEKPATQPDAKKKEQKEKPQPRALTREIKASTEWLYSVTASEESGLVAVGSHDGKVHVYDIRSGKPVADFVAAPK; from the coding sequence GTGATCATTTCTCGCATCGTCATCGTGTTGTCGTGCCTGGCGCTGGTCTCGCCCGCTGTCTCTGCTGCACCGGCAGAAGCGGGTAAGGTCAGCTTTCGAAAAGACGTCGCCCCCATCCTGCTCGCCCAGTGCCAGACCTGCCATGGTGCGGAGAAGGTGAAAGGCAAGTTCCGAGTTGACACGTTCGAACGCCTTTGGACGCCGGGCTCCAGCGGAGATGCGCCGGTCAATCCCGGTTATGCCGACAAGAGCACCCTGTACCGCCTGCTGGTGACGGCCGACGCCGACGACCGCATGCCCAAGAAGGCCGACCCGCTTCCCAAGGCGCAGATCGAGATCATTCGCAAATGGATCGACAAAGGTGCCACCTTTGACGGCCCCGACAAAACCGCGAGCGTCGCGAGCTATGTGGATGGCGGATCTCTCGATGTCGCCCCGACGGTCTATAAGCGGCCGATCCCGATCACCACGCTTGCGTTCACCGACGGCGGAAAATCCCTGCTCGCCGGCGGGTTTCATGAACTGACGCAGTGGGATCCGAAGACTGGCAAACTGGCCGGCCGAGTTCCCCTGCCCATCCAGCGGGTACAGTCGATCGCGGTGGACGGCACCAGCGGCCGAGTTGCAGTCGTCGGCGGAACGCCGGGGGTGAGTGGTGAACTGCTGTTGATCAACCCGGGCGGCCCCGGCAAATCGCTGTTGGCGATCGCCAGCCTGGTCAAGGCGTCTGACGTGATGTTGTCCGTGCGCTTCAGTCCGGACGGAAAGACGCTTGCCGCGGGCGGTGCCGACGGCAGCCTGCGGGTATTTGACGTTGCCAGCGGCAAGCTGCGATGGAGATCAGACCCGCACGCGGACTGGGTGACGGACGTCAGTTTCAGCCCCGACAACCAGTTCCTGGTGACCGCGAGCCGCGACAAGTCGTGCCGGGTGTTCGAGGTGAAAACGGGTCTGGCCGAGGCAAGTTACAACGACCACACCGAACCGGTGTTCGCGGCGGTTTTCTCTGGCGACGGCGGTCACGTCTTCACCGCAGGCCGCGATCGCCGAATCCACATGTGGGCCAGCAGCAACGGCAACGCCAAGGGCCGCACCGACGGCTTCGGCGGAGACATCGTCCGGCTGGAACGGTGCGGCGATCGGCTGTACTCCGTCTGCGCCGACGGCACGCTGCGCGAACATGCGTCCAATCAGGGCGTTGCCCCGAGCGAGAAACCCGCAACGCAGCCCGATGCCAAGAAGAAGGAACAGAAGGAGAAGCCGCAGCCGCGGGCGCTGACGCGCGAGATCAAGGCGTCCACCGAGTGGCTGTATTCAGTGACGGCGAGCGAAGAATCGGGCCTTGTCGCCGTCGGCTCGCACGACGGAAAGGTGCATGTCTACGACATCAGAAGCGGCAAGCCAGTAGCGGACTTCGTCGCCGCGCCGAAGTGA